Proteins encoded within one genomic window of Candidatus Brevundimonas colombiensis:
- a CDS encoding multidrug efflux RND transporter permease subunit → MNISRFFIDRPIFAAVIAVVISIIGVAAYPLLPLSQYPEIAPPTITINAAYPGASAETLAETVAAPIEQEVNGVEKMLYVTSSSTSDGAVAITVTFQPGTDLDAAQVLVQNRVALAEPRLPEAVRQTGVVVNKAESGFLMILGLTSPDGTLDNDYVGNYANSTLRDRLLRIEGVGAVQVFGGGNYSMRVWIDPAKAAERGLTGPEIVSALRAQNVQAAAGSIGQPPFANSAASFQLPVQVQGRLSNPEEFSKVILKTDAQGRVTYLRDVARIELGAQDYGIRGFFDGQRGVGIAIVQQPGANALGTADRVLAEVEAVKADLPAGMNLSVPYNPTEFVAASVESVQHTLVEAVILVVLVIMVFLQTWRAAIIPIIAIPVALVGTFAVQLALGYSINSLSLFALVLAVGIVVDDAIVVVENVERAISEGLTPKEAAYRSMQEVSGALIAIGLVLISVFVPTMFVPGIPGIFYRQFAVVIASASVISLFVSLTLSPAMAALLLKPHEKDHENIRKPGVLGAVVYYGGWAGRKFNEGFDWLSDRYGRLTARLVRTVGLVLIVYAGLLGLTAWRLVDTPSGFIPEQDQGFLIGVIQLPAGASLDRTQAVMERATKIIRGTEGVNGTVAFAGLDGSSFSFGSNAATIFVRLDPFEHRTKQEAATALAGAITQATGQIEDAQIFVIAPPAVQGLGTGNGFSMMIQDREGAGYRPLEGATFAMMGAAAQAPTEVSQVFSTYNTASPRITADVDRDKALMMGVQPGAVFDTLGVYLGSSYVNDFNMLGRTFRVTAQAEPQARDDIADIANLKTKSASGAMVPIGSVANLKNDSGPSRIVRYNLFPAAELQGNAAAGVSSGQALQVMERMAAQTLPQGFSYEWTGLAYQQKAAGSGATVIFLMAVVFVFLVLAAQYEAFTLPLAVILIVPMCLLAAIIGVNLRGLDNNILVQIGLVVLIALAAKNAILIVEFAKQAEEEQGMNRFEAAVAAAKTRLRPILMTSFAFILGVVPLMLASGPGAEMRQSLGTSVFSGMLGVTFFGLIFTPVFYVVSRWLSSKLPQGKKPAPTSTPDRVERYDETSDLTDPNAPAPVTGRGGDI, encoded by the coding sequence ATGAACATCTCCCGCTTCTTCATTGATCGGCCGATCTTCGCGGCCGTGATCGCGGTGGTGATTTCGATCATCGGCGTCGCCGCCTATCCATTGCTGCCTCTGTCGCAGTATCCCGAGATCGCCCCTCCGACGATCACCATCAACGCCGCCTATCCCGGCGCCTCGGCCGAGACCCTGGCCGAGACCGTCGCGGCTCCCATCGAACAGGAGGTGAACGGCGTCGAAAAGATGCTCTACGTCACCTCTTCGTCCACCTCGGACGGGGCGGTCGCGATCACCGTGACCTTCCAGCCCGGCACCGATCTCGATGCCGCCCAGGTGCTGGTCCAGAACCGTGTCGCCCTGGCCGAGCCGCGCTTGCCCGAGGCGGTGCGTCAGACCGGCGTGGTCGTCAACAAGGCCGAAAGCGGCTTCCTGATGATCCTGGGCCTGACGTCGCCGGACGGCACGCTGGATAACGACTATGTCGGCAACTACGCCAACTCCACGCTGCGGGACCGCCTGCTGCGGATCGAGGGCGTGGGCGCGGTCCAGGTGTTCGGCGGCGGCAACTATTCGATGCGCGTCTGGATCGACCCGGCAAAGGCGGCCGAGCGCGGTCTGACGGGCCCCGAGATCGTTTCCGCCCTGCGCGCCCAGAACGTCCAGGCCGCGGCCGGCTCAATCGGCCAGCCGCCCTTCGCGAACAGCGCCGCCTCGTTCCAGCTGCCGGTTCAGGTTCAGGGCCGTCTCAGCAACCCCGAAGAATTCTCCAAGGTCATCCTGAAGACGGACGCCCAGGGGCGCGTCACCTATCTGCGCGACGTGGCGCGGATCGAACTGGGCGCCCAGGATTACGGCATCCGCGGCTTCTTCGACGGCCAGCGCGGCGTCGGCATCGCCATCGTGCAGCAGCCGGGCGCCAACGCCCTGGGCACCGCCGATCGCGTCCTGGCCGAGGTCGAGGCCGTCAAGGCCGATCTGCCGGCCGGCATGAACCTCTCCGTGCCCTACAACCCGACCGAATTCGTCGCCGCCTCGGTGGAGTCGGTTCAGCACACTCTGGTCGAAGCCGTCATCCTGGTCGTCCTCGTCATCATGGTCTTCCTTCAGACCTGGCGCGCGGCCATCATCCCGATCATCGCCATTCCGGTCGCCTTGGTCGGCACCTTTGCGGTGCAGTTGGCGCTGGGCTATTCGATCAACTCCCTGTCCCTGTTCGCCCTGGTTCTGGCGGTCGGCATCGTGGTCGATGACGCCATCGTCGTGGTCGAAAATGTGGAGCGGGCCATCAGCGAAGGCCTGACGCCAAAAGAGGCCGCCTATCGCTCGATGCAGGAAGTCTCCGGCGCCCTGATCGCCATCGGCCTGGTGCTGATCTCGGTGTTCGTGCCGACCATGTTCGTGCCCGGCATCCCCGGCATCTTCTACCGCCAGTTCGCGGTCGTGATCGCCTCGGCCTCGGTCATCTCGCTGTTCGTATCGCTGACGCTGTCGCCGGCCATGGCCGCCCTGCTGCTGAAGCCGCACGAGAAGGATCACGAAAACATCCGCAAGCCGGGCGTCCTGGGCGCGGTCGTCTATTACGGCGGCTGGGCCGGGCGAAAGTTCAACGAGGGCTTTGACTGGCTGTCGGATCGCTACGGTCGCCTGACCGCGCGTCTGGTGCGCACGGTCGGCCTGGTGCTGATCGTCTATGCCGGCCTGCTGGGCCTGACCGCCTGGCGTCTGGTGGACACGCCTTCGGGCTTCATCCCCGAACAGGATCAGGGCTTCCTGATCGGCGTCATCCAACTGCCGGCCGGCGCGTCTCTGGATCGCACCCAGGCGGTGATGGAACGCGCCACCAAGATCATCCGGGGCACCGAAGGCGTGAACGGCACCGTGGCCTTCGCCGGCCTGGACGGCTCCAGCTTCTCGTTCGGCTCCAACGCCGCCACCATCTTCGTGCGTCTGGATCCGTTCGAGCACCGCACCAAGCAGGAGGCCGCGACCGCCCTGGCCGGGGCCATCACCCAGGCCACGGGTCAGATCGAGGACGCGCAGATCTTCGTCATCGCCCCCCCGGCGGTTCAGGGTCTGGGCACCGGCAACGGCTTCTCGATGATGATCCAGGATCGTGAAGGCGCCGGCTATCGTCCGCTGGAAGGCGCGACGTTCGCCATGATGGGCGCCGCCGCCCAGGCGCCGACCGAGGTGAGCCAGGTCTTCTCGACCTACAACACCGCCTCGCCGCGCATCACCGCCGACGTCGATCGCGACAAGGCGCTGATGATGGGGGTCCAGCCCGGCGCCGTGTTCGACACGCTGGGGGTCTATCTGGGCTCGTCCTACGTCAACGACTTCAACATGCTGGGCCGCACCTTCCGGGTGACGGCGCAGGCGGAGCCGCAAGCGCGCGACGACATCGCCGACATCGCCAATCTGAAGACCAAGTCCGCGTCGGGAGCCATGGTGCCGATCGGTTCGGTGGCCAATCTGAAGAACGACTCGGGACCATCGCGTATCGTCCGCTACAACCTGTTCCCGGCGGCCGAGCTTCAGGGCAATGCGGCGGCGGGCGTGTCGTCCGGCCAGGCGCTGCAGGTCATGGAGCGCATGGCCGCCCAGACCCTGCCGCAGGGTTTCTCCTACGAATGGACAGGCCTGGCCTATCAGCAGAAGGCGGCCGGTTCGGGCGCGACGGTCATCTTCCTGATGGCGGTGGTGTTCGTCTTCCTGGTGCTGGCGGCGCAGTATGAGGCGTTCACGCTTCCGCTCGCGGTCATCCTGATCGTGCCCATGTGTCTGCTCGCCGCGATCATCGGGGTGAACCTGCGCGGCCTGGACAACAACATCCTGGTCCAGATCGGGCTGGTGGTGCTGATCGCCCTTGCGGCCAAGAACGCCATCCTGATCGTGGAGTTCGCCAAACAGGCCGAGGAAGAGCAGGGCATGAACCGGTTCGAGGCTGCGGTCGCCGCCGCCAAGACCCGTCTGCGCCCGATCCTGATGACCTCCTTCGCCTTCATCCTCGGCGTCGTGCCGCTGATGCTGGCCTCGGGTCCGGGCGCGGAGATGCGTCAGTCCTTGGGCACCTCCGTCTTCTCGGGGATGCTGGGCGTGACCTTCTTTGGTCTGATCTTCACCCCGGTCTTTTATGTGGTCAGCCGCTGGCTGTCCTCGAAGCTGCCGCAAGGCAAAAAGCCCGCGCCGACTTCGACTCCTGATCGGGTCGAGCGTTACGACGAAACCAGCGACCTGACCGATCCGAACGCGCCTGCGCCCGTGACCGGCCGGGGAGGGGACATCTGA
- a CDS encoding TolC family protein, which produces MTRKHTLSLLTAAASSALLAACAVGPKAPAADLPTAGTGAFVGSANPTVSTAQARDDWWRLYDDPALDALIQQAFAENNQLEAAFANLRAVRASLSEARIGRFPTTTTSAQAQRSRASAATVPGLPAGEKAPEVDTYDVGVQAAYEVDLFGRVESTIRAARADTRAAEAALATVQVTVAAETARAYADACSANAQIAVAERTLELQRNTASLTQTLLDGGAGTGLNVASARAAVAQTAATLPTLRAARNEALFRLSTLIGRTPAEASQAAASCVRPPQLSQPIPVGDGAALLARRPDVRQAEAELAGAAARVNVATANLFPRISLGGSYGSTALKSGDLGDDQNFRFSFGPLISWSFPNVFAARAQIKAAGARSDAALATFDQTVLTALQETETALSNYANELDRRAALTEARDQAARAADLSRLRFNAGADSFLLVLDAERTQAAADAALAQSDALVTTYQIALFRALAGGWQADS; this is translated from the coding sequence ATGACCCGCAAACACACCCTCAGCCTTCTGACCGCCGCAGCCTCCAGCGCTCTGCTGGCCGCCTGCGCGGTCGGGCCAAAGGCGCCGGCGGCGGACCTGCCGACGGCCGGAACCGGCGCCTTCGTCGGGTCAGCCAACCCCACCGTCTCGACCGCTCAGGCGCGCGACGACTGGTGGCGGCTGTACGATGACCCTGCGCTGGACGCCCTGATCCAGCAGGCGTTCGCCGAGAACAACCAGTTGGAGGCCGCCTTCGCCAATCTGCGCGCCGTCCGGGCGTCCCTGTCGGAGGCGCGCATCGGCCGCTTCCCGACCACGACCACCAGCGCCCAGGCCCAGCGCAGCCGCGCCTCGGCCGCCACCGTTCCCGGCCTGCCGGCGGGCGAAAAGGCGCCCGAGGTCGACACCTATGACGTCGGCGTTCAGGCGGCCTATGAGGTCGATCTGTTCGGGCGGGTGGAATCGACCATCCGCGCCGCCCGCGCCGACACACGCGCCGCCGAGGCCGCCCTGGCCACGGTGCAGGTGACGGTCGCGGCCGAGACCGCCCGCGCCTATGCGGATGCGTGCTCGGCCAACGCCCAGATCGCGGTGGCCGAACGGACGCTGGAACTGCAACGCAACACCGCCAGCCTGACCCAGACCCTGCTTGACGGCGGGGCGGGCACGGGGCTGAACGTGGCCAGCGCCCGCGCGGCCGTGGCCCAGACGGCGGCGACCCTGCCGACGCTGCGCGCCGCCCGCAACGAGGCGCTGTTCCGTCTGTCGACCCTGATCGGCCGCACCCCGGCCGAGGCCAGCCAGGCGGCGGCGTCCTGCGTGCGGCCGCCCCAATTGTCCCAGCCGATCCCGGTCGGCGACGGCGCGGCGCTTCTGGCGCGGCGGCCTGACGTGCGCCAGGCCGAGGCGGAACTGGCCGGTGCGGCGGCTCGCGTGAACGTGGCGACCGCCAACCTGTTTCCCCGCATCAGCCTGGGCGGCTCCTACGGCTCGACCGCGCTGAAGTCCGGCGATCTGGGCGACGACCAGAATTTCCGCTTCAGCTTCGGTCCGCTGATCAGCTGGTCCTTCCCCAACGTCTTCGCCGCCCGCGCCCAGATCAAGGCGGCCGGCGCCCGGTCGGACGCGGCCCTGGCCACCTTCGACCAGACGGTGCTGACGGCCCTGCAGGAGACGGAGACGGCGCTCAGCAACTACGCCAACGAGCTGGATCGCCGTGCGGCCCTGACCGAGGCGCGCGACCAGGCGGCCCGCGCCGCCGACCTGTCGCGCCTGCGCTTCAACGCCGGGGCCGACAGTTTCCTGCTGGTGCTGGACGCCGAGCGCACCCAGGCTGCGGCCGACGCGGCCCTGGCCCAGTCCGACGCCCTGGTCACGACCTATCAGATCGCCCTGTTCCGCGCCCTGGCCGGCGGCTGGCAGGCCGACAGCTGA
- a CDS encoding LysR family transcriptional regulator produces the protein MDSLSALNVFVHVAEAGSFVGAAKKLGVSASAVGKTIARLETQIDARLFHRSTRAIALTGEGGLLLERCRRIFAEVNAATHELSASREAPRGRLRLSLPLAGMLLMPILSNFMKAYPDIRLDLDFTDRVVDVIEEGFDAVVRTGEVVDSRLVTRKLGAFDHVIVGSPDYLQRLGVPETPEDLARHLCLQHRYPSTGKLERWPLYREDRFVGGGLPPTVIASTLEPLIYLAECGQGLTCVPLFAVQHQIEAGTLIPVLTPFMRSSGVFRVVWPSNHCLTPRVRVFVDFMAAALTASPTTVSPPSDARHAPASVQNCRVPGLARA, from the coding sequence ATGGACAGCCTCAGCGCCCTCAATGTTTTCGTCCATGTCGCCGAGGCAGGCAGCTTCGTCGGCGCGGCCAAGAAGTTGGGCGTATCGGCGTCCGCCGTGGGCAAGACCATTGCGCGGCTGGAAACCCAGATCGACGCCCGTCTGTTTCACCGCAGCACGCGCGCCATCGCCCTGACGGGAGAAGGCGGTCTGTTGCTGGAGCGGTGCCGACGCATCTTCGCCGAGGTCAACGCCGCGACCCACGAACTCTCGGCCTCCAGAGAAGCGCCACGCGGGCGACTGCGGCTCAGCCTGCCGCTGGCGGGCATGTTGCTGATGCCGATCCTGTCGAACTTCATGAAAGCCTATCCCGATATCCGGCTGGATCTCGACTTCACAGATCGCGTCGTGGATGTGATCGAGGAAGGCTTCGACGCCGTGGTCCGTACCGGCGAGGTCGTGGATTCGCGCCTGGTCACCCGAAAGCTCGGCGCATTCGACCATGTCATCGTCGGATCTCCCGACTATCTGCAGCGCCTGGGGGTTCCTGAAACGCCCGAAGACCTGGCCCGCCACCTGTGTCTCCAGCACCGCTATCCGTCCACGGGAAAGCTTGAGCGGTGGCCGCTCTATCGCGAGGACCGGTTTGTCGGCGGCGGCCTGCCGCCGACCGTGATCGCCAGCACGCTGGAGCCGCTGATCTATCTGGCCGAATGCGGCCAGGGACTGACCTGCGTGCCCCTGTTCGCCGTGCAGCATCAGATCGAGGCCGGGACCCTGATCCCCGTCCTAACCCCCTTCATGAGAAGCAGCGGCGTGTTCCGCGTCGTCTGGCCGTCGAACCACTGTCTGACGCCGCGGGTGCGCGTCTTCGTGGACTTCATGGCCGCCGCGCTCACGGCCTCCCCGACGACAGTCTCGCCGCCATCAGATGCACGTCATGCGCCCGCATCCGTTCAAAATTGCCGAGTCCCAGGGTTAGCGCGCGCATGA
- a CDS encoding antibiotic biosynthesis monooxygenase, with translation MSSPVFTAGFSAAPPTVFIVNVIHAHAGRQDEAFAIIQDVVRYVSERKPGFLWSSLAKSTDGQTVVNIEAISDEGDVGEFFSDPVFVEKFERLGAVSTSEFHTYRVGDLILPAIPTGGAA, from the coding sequence ATGTCGTCTCCCGTCTTCACCGCAGGTTTCTCCGCCGCGCCGCCCACCGTCTTCATCGTCAATGTGATCCATGCCCACGCCGGGCGTCAGGATGAGGCGTTCGCGATCATTCAGGACGTGGTTCGCTATGTCTCGGAGCGCAAGCCGGGGTTCCTGTGGAGCAGTCTGGCCAAGAGCACCGACGGTCAGACCGTCGTGAACATCGAGGCCATCTCCGATGAAGGCGATGTGGGCGAGTTCTTCTCCGATCCCGTTTTTGTCGAGAAGTTCGAACGTCTGGGCGCCGTTTCGACCAGCGAGTTTCACACCTATCGCGTCGGCGACCTGATCCTGCCCGCCATCCCGACCGGCGGCGCGGCATGA
- a CDS encoding MFS transporter — MTAAVCKPLPGRLPLAGLSALALAGFLTVLTEALPAGLLPQMSAGLGVSQPMVGQLITAYALGSLLTAIPLTSATRSWRRRPLLIAAIAGFLIVNAVTALSPFYSVTLAARFAAGIFAGVVWSLLAGYAGRMSPAHLGGRAMAIVMIGIPLSLTIGIPAGTFLGGLIGWRAVFLVMSAISIVLIGWIVWRVPDFEGETAGARRSLAKVIALPGLKAVLAGTLGFVLAQNILYTYIAPFLERSGLADRVDVVLLVFGLSALVGIWITGLLIDQRLKQLALASTILFAAAALLMGLWGGSPVVVIAAVVVWGVGFGGAPTFLQTASARVAGDAADVAQSMIVTIWNLAIAIGGLIGGVLLQYQGAASLPWSLLALLIPTGVVIAMSRHGFRQGRGAA, encoded by the coding sequence ATGACCGCCGCCGTCTGCAAGCCGTTACCGGGGCGGTTGCCGCTGGCGGGGCTGTCGGCCCTGGCCCTGGCCGGCTTCCTGACCGTGCTCACCGAGGCGCTGCCGGCGGGTCTGCTGCCGCAGATGAGCGCGGGGCTTGGGGTGTCGCAGCCCATGGTGGGCCAACTGATCACCGCCTATGCGCTGGGGTCCTTGCTGACGGCGATCCCCCTGACGTCGGCGACGCGGTCGTGGCGCCGACGCCCCCTGCTGATCGCGGCCATCGCGGGCTTCCTGATCGTCAATGCGGTGACGGCCCTGTCGCCCTTCTATTCGGTGACCCTGGCCGCGCGGTTTGCGGCGGGCATATTCGCGGGCGTCGTCTGGTCGCTGCTGGCGGGCTATGCGGGGCGGATGTCGCCCGCGCACCTGGGTGGTCGCGCGATGGCCATCGTGATGATCGGCATTCCCCTCTCCCTGACCATCGGCATTCCGGCAGGCACGTTCCTGGGCGGGCTGATCGGCTGGCGCGCGGTCTTTCTGGTGATGAGCGCCATCAGCATCGTGCTGATCGGGTGGATCGTCTGGCGCGTGCCGGACTTCGAGGGCGAGACGGCGGGTGCGCGGCGATCGCTGGCCAAGGTCATCGCCCTGCCGGGATTGAAGGCGGTGCTGGCGGGCACGCTGGGCTTCGTGCTGGCGCAGAACATTCTCTACACCTACATCGCCCCCTTCCTTGAGCGGTCAGGCCTGGCCGATCGGGTGGATGTCGTGCTGCTGGTGTTCGGTCTGTCAGCCCTTGTCGGCATCTGGATCACGGGCCTGCTGATCGACCAGCGCCTGAAGCAACTGGCTCTGGCCAGCACGATCCTGTTCGCCGCCGCCGCTCTGCTCATGGGCTTGTGGGGCGGATCGCCGGTCGTGGTGATTGCCGCCGTGGTGGTCTGGGGCGTCGGTTTCGGCGGCGCGCCGACCTTCTTGCAGACCGCCTCAGCCCGTGTCGCGGGCGACGCCGCCGATGTCGCCCAATCCATGATCGTGACCATCTGGAACCTGGCCATCGCGATCGGCGGGCTTATCGGCGGCGTGCTGCTGCAATATCAGGGCGCCGCCAGCCTGCCGTGGAGCCTGCTGGCGCTGCTCATCCCGACCGGCGTGGTCATCGCCATGAGCCGACACGGATTTCGTCAGGGGCGCGGCGCAGCCTAG
- a CDS encoding MFS transporter encodes MARNNWHLPWEQYVETLKPHERPMVPGSPATPDHSWHSRLIYGLIGVMIATVGGMGNAAITANVQSLQGSLGITTTEAAWLPVVFVMTNACMNLILVKFRMQYGLRLFSQIFLGVFVLVCAAHLFVDNYQSTLLVRCVAGMAGAALNTLGFLYLIQAFPAAHRLKGLIIGIGLTSFTVPTARLIMPSLLQIDDWHAFYLYELGMCLIAWAAVQLIKLPPSEKTRVFERLDFVTFALFAPGVALLCAVLGLGRIVWWTEAAWIGWALIGSIILLTAAITIEHNRTNPLINTRWLSGPDLLRLFGAILLIRIVLSEQTSGAVGFLTVVGLGPDQLMGLFGVILAAMIAGTAVSAFTLNMAKLNKPIAIALGLIAIGAFMDSHSTLLTRPAQLYVSQALLAFASAMFIGPALMIGVVKIMTQGKENLISFIVMFSVFQNVGGLAGSALTGSLQIIREKFHSNQLAADITAMDPQVALRLRQLSGAYGSTITDPALKNAEGVALLSRQVTQQANVLAYNDVFLIIAVMAAIGCAWVTLTHLRPRWQAQRIARQTASQAPEPSAVAAAVD; translated from the coding sequence ATGGCCCGGAACAACTGGCACCTGCCCTGGGAGCAATATGTCGAGACCCTGAAGCCGCACGAGCGGCCGATGGTGCCCGGCTCCCCGGCCACGCCCGACCATTCCTGGCACAGCCGCCTCATCTACGGCCTCATCGGCGTGATGATCGCGACGGTCGGCGGCATGGGCAACGCCGCCATCACCGCCAATGTGCAGAGCCTTCAGGGCTCCCTGGGCATCACCACCACCGAGGCCGCATGGCTGCCGGTCGTCTTTGTCATGACCAACGCCTGCATGAACCTGATCCTGGTCAAGTTCCGCATGCAGTACGGACTTAGGCTGTTCAGCCAGATTTTCCTCGGCGTCTTCGTCCTGGTCTGCGCCGCCCACCTGTTTGTCGATAATTATCAATCGACGCTTCTGGTCCGCTGCGTGGCGGGCATGGCGGGCGCCGCCTTGAACACGCTTGGCTTCCTGTATCTGATCCAGGCCTTCCCGGCGGCGCACCGTCTGAAGGGTTTGATCATAGGCATCGGCCTGACCAGCTTCACCGTCCCCACGGCCCGGCTGATCATGCCCAGTCTGTTGCAGATCGACGACTGGCACGCCTTCTATCTGTACGAGCTGGGAATGTGTCTGATCGCCTGGGCCGCCGTGCAGTTGATCAAATTGCCGCCGTCCGAAAAGACGCGCGTCTTCGAGCGCCTGGACTTTGTCACCTTCGCCCTGTTCGCACCGGGGGTGGCGTTGCTTTGCGCTGTTCTGGGCCTGGGCCGCATCGTCTGGTGGACCGAGGCGGCATGGATCGGCTGGGCCCTGATCGGATCGATCATTCTGCTGACGGCCGCCATTACGATAGAACATAACCGCACCAATCCCCTGATCAACACGCGCTGGCTGAGTGGGCCGGATCTGCTGCGGCTGTTCGGGGCGATCCTGCTGATCCGCATCGTCCTGTCGGAACAGACGTCCGGCGCCGTGGGCTTCCTGACAGTCGTGGGTCTGGGGCCGGATCAGTTGATGGGCCTGTTCGGCGTCATCCTGGCCGCCATGATCGCGGGCACCGCCGTCAGCGCCTTCACCCTGAACATGGCCAAGCTGAACAAGCCCATCGCCATCGCGCTTGGTCTGATCGCCATCGGCGCCTTCATGGACAGCCACTCGACCCTGCTGACCCGCCCGGCCCAGCTCTATGTCAGTCAGGCCCTGCTCGCCTTCGCCTCGGCCATGTTCATCGGCCCGGCCCTGATGATCGGCGTGGTCAAGATCATGACCCAGGGCAAGGAGAACCTGATCAGCTTCATCGTCATGTTCAGCGTGTTTCAGAATGTCGGCGGCCTGGCGGGCAGCGCCCTTACCGGCTCGCTGCAGATCATCCGCGAAAAATTCCATTCCAACCAGCTGGCCGCGGACATCACCGCCATGGACCCGCAGGTGGCCCTGCGTCTGCGCCAGTTGTCGGGCGCCTATGGCTCCACCATCACCGACCCGGCCCTGAAGAATGCCGAGGGCGTCGCGCTGCTCAGCCGTCAGGTGACCCAGCAGGCCAATGTGCTGGCCTATAATGACGTCTTCCTGATCATCGCCGTGATGGCGGCGATCGGCTGCGCCTGGGTCACCCTCACCCACCTCCGCCCCCGCTGGCAGGCCCAGCGCATCGCCCGCCAGACCGCCAGCCAGGCCCCTGAACCCTCCGCCGTCGCCGCCGCCGTCGATTGA
- a CDS encoding HlyD family secretion protein, whose protein sequence is MTDTAPPAAVPASAPAAAPAAAPAAPPPPQPKKRVLWTVVAVCVAVLGVLVVLFAWQLPPFTGHIQRTDNAYVRGQVTLISPQVSGYVVQVPVKDFQTVEAGQLLAQVDDRTYSQRVEQATATLHAAEAVLANSTQSQASARGSVAQYAASIAGAEANLAKAQADANRARTLKAGGWVSQSNVDVAEAALRSAQAQVAQARAQRGIAETSVESAVVGRGSLAAQVENARAAVRLAQIDLANTRIVAPRAGRLGEVGVRQGQYVTAGTQLMGLVPDTIWVTANMKETQMKNIRVGQPVELKVDALGGQALRGSVERIAPAAGSEFSVIRPDNATGNFTKVAQRIPVRIRIEPGQEAVQRLAPGMSVVARIDTAAR, encoded by the coding sequence ATGACCGACACCGCCCCCCCCGCCGCCGTCCCTGCCTCTGCTCCCGCCGCCGCGCCAGCCGCAGCACCAGCCGCGCCGCCTCCGCCCCAACCCAAGAAGCGCGTGTTGTGGACCGTGGTCGCCGTCTGCGTCGCCGTGCTGGGCGTTCTGGTCGTGCTGTTCGCCTGGCAGCTGCCGCCCTTCACCGGCCATATCCAGCGCACCGACAACGCCTATGTGCGCGGTCAGGTCACCCTGATCAGCCCCCAGGTCAGCGGCTATGTGGTCCAGGTGCCGGTCAAGGATTTCCAGACCGTCGAGGCGGGCCAGTTGCTGGCCCAGGTCGATGACCGCACCTACAGCCAGCGTGTCGAACAGGCGACGGCGACCCTGCACGCCGCCGAGGCCGTCCTGGCCAACTCGACCCAGTCGCAGGCCTCGGCCCGCGGCTCCGTTGCTCAATACGCCGCCTCCATCGCCGGCGCCGAGGCGAACCTGGCCAAGGCCCAGGCCGACGCCAACCGCGCCCGCACCCTGAAGGCAGGCGGCTGGGTGTCCCAGTCCAATGTCGATGTCGCGGAGGCCGCCCTTCGCAGCGCCCAGGCCCAGGTCGCCCAGGCCCGCGCCCAGCGCGGCATCGCCGAGACCAGCGTGGAGTCCGCCGTGGTCGGCCGCGGCAGTCTGGCCGCCCAGGTCGAGAACGCCCGCGCCGCCGTGCGCCTGGCCCAGATCGACCTGGCCAACACCCGCATCGTCGCCCCGCGCGCCGGTCGTCTAGGCGAGGTCGGCGTGCGTCAGGGCCAGTATGTCACCGCCGGAACCCAGCTGATGGGTCTGGTGCCCGACACGATCTGGGTGACCGCCAACATGAAGGAGACGCAGATGAAGAACATCCGCGTCGGCCAGCCGGTCGAGCTTAAGGTGGATGCGCTGGGCGGTCAGGCCCTGCGCGGTAGTGTCGAGCGGATCGCCCCGGCCGCCGGCAGCGAGTTCAGCGTCATCCGCCCCGACAACGCCACCGGCAACTTCACCAAGGTCGCCCAGCGCATCCCCGTCCGCATCCGCATCGAGCCGGGGCAGGAGGCAGTGCAGCGTCTGGCGCCGGGCATGTCGGTCGTGGCGCGGATCGATACGGCCGCGCGCTAG